The following proteins come from a genomic window of Anaerobutyricum hallii:
- a CDS encoding galactokinase encodes MKTTELKAGFQSGKYAELLKDIYIDESVLEYQKGRYVKAIESFEELFGVKDVEIYSAPGRSEIGGNHTDHQCGRVLAASINLDAIAIVAKKESGIVLKSEGYPMINVSLADLLPTKEEEGTSAGLIRGVAARLKEEGYEIGGFEAYVTSDVLNGAGMSSSAAFEVLIGNILSGLYNEGNISPVLIAQAGQYAENVFFGKPCGLMDQMASSVGNLIFIDFADVKNPVIKKVNVNFEDFNHSLCIVDTKGSHADLTDEYAAIPEEMKRVAAYFGKEILKQVDKNEFYTNIPEIRKVAGDRAVLRAMHWFEETDRVIDQVNALEEENFEEFKKLIKSSGDSSFKYLQNVYSVKNLSRQEMAVGLALSDVILKGKGVSRVHGGGFAGTIQAFVPNDIVDIYKKNMEDIFGEDACHVLKIRKYGGMKVL; translated from the coding sequence ATGAAAACAACAGAATTAAAAGCAGGGTTTCAGAGCGGAAAATATGCAGAATTATTGAAAGATATTTATATTGATGAAAGTGTCTTAGAATATCAGAAAGGACGCTATGTTAAGGCAATTGAAAGTTTTGAAGAACTGTTTGGAGTAAAAGACGTAGAAATCTACAGTGCACCGGGAAGAAGTGAGATCGGAGGAAATCATACAGATCACCAGTGTGGAAGAGTTCTCGCTGCATCTATTAATTTAGATGCGATCGCAATTGTAGCAAAAAAAGAAAGTGGTATTGTTTTAAAATCAGAAGGATATCCAATGATCAATGTTTCTTTAGCAGATCTTCTCCCAACAAAAGAAGAAGAAGGAACATCCGCTGGTCTGATTCGTGGTGTTGCTGCAAGATTAAAAGAAGAAGGATATGAAATTGGTGGATTTGAAGCATATGTGACAAGTGATGTTTTAAATGGAGCAGGAATGTCTTCCTCTGCCGCATTTGAGGTGCTGATAGGTAATATTTTATCCGGCCTTTATAATGAGGGAAACATTTCTCCAGTATTAATCGCTCAGGCAGGACAGTATGCGGAAAATGTTTTCTTTGGTAAACCATGTGGTTTGATGGATCAGATGGCATCTTCCGTTGGAAATCTTATTTTTATTGATTTTGCTGATGTGAAGAATCCTGTAATTAAAAAGGTAAATGTAAATTTTGAAGATTTTAATCATAGTTTATGTATTGTTGATACAAAAGGATCTCATGCAGATTTAACAGATGAGTATGCAGCAATCCCGGAAGAGATGAAAAGAGTAGCAGCATATTTTGGAAAAGAAATATTAAAACAGGTTGATAAGAATGAATTCTATACTAATATTCCTGAAATAAGAAAGGTTGCAGGAGATAGAGCCGTACTTCGTGCAATGCACTGGTTTGAGGAAACAGATCGTGTTATTGACCAGGTAAATGCATTAGAAGAAGAGAATTTTGAGGAATTCAAGAAGTTAATTAAATCTTCCGGAGATTCTTCATTTAAATATCTTCAGAATGTATATTCTGTGAAAAATCTTTCCAGACAGGAGATGGCTGTTGGATTAGCATTAAGTGATGTAATCTTAAAAGGAAAGGGAGTAAGTCGTGTTCATGGTGGAGGATTTGCCGGAACGATCCAGGCATTTGTTCCAAATGATATTGTTGATATTTATAAGAAAAATATGGAAGATATTTTTGGTGAGGATGCCTGCCATGTATTAAAAATCAGAAAATACGGTGGAATGAAAGTTTTATAG
- the galT gene encoding UDP-glucose--hexose-1-phosphate uridylyltransferase, with protein sequence MGLTKNIKKLVAYGIGARLIQPEDEIFMINQYLDLFGLDEYDDPDIDGEKIVLVNILNALTDEAFEKGIIQSDDIVTRDLFDTKLMGIMTPRPSAVQKTFNTYYEKGPKYATDYFYELSENSNYIRKDRIQKDKKWTVDSPYGVIDITINLSKPEKDPKAIAAAKNAKQSAYPKCQLCIENEGYAGRMNHPARQNHRIIPITIHGSRWGFQYSPYVYYNEHCIVLNGEHTPMQINRDTFAKLFDFIRQFPHYFVGSNADLPIVGGSILTHDHFQGGHYTFAMERAEMEQEFTIPGYEDVTAGIVHWPLSVIRIRHKDSGRLIELADHILKKWRNYSDPEAFIFEQTNGEPHNTITPIARRRGEEYELDLTLRNNITTEERPLGVYHPRAEYHHIKKENIGLIEVMGLAVLPSRLKKEMESLAECLVNKKDIASVEELKKHAAWVEGFLPKYTEITQENVWNILEKEVGEVFVKVLEDAGVYKCTEEGRKAFMRFVNTL encoded by the coding sequence GTGGGATTAACAAAGAATATTAAAAAGCTTGTTGCCTATGGTATTGGTGCAAGATTAATTCAGCCGGAAGACGAGATCTTTATGATAAATCAGTATCTGGATTTATTTGGTTTAGATGAATATGATGATCCGGATATTGATGGTGAGAAGATTGTTCTTGTGAATATTTTAAATGCCCTGACAGATGAGGCATTTGAAAAAGGTATCATTCAAAGTGATGATATCGTAACAAGAGATTTATTCGATACAAAGCTGATGGGAATTATGACACCGCGGCCAAGTGCTGTACAGAAGACATTTAATACTTATTATGAAAAAGGTCCGAAGTATGCTACAGATTATTTTTATGAACTCAGTGAAAACAGCAACTATATAAGAAAAGACCGTATTCAGAAAGACAAAAAGTGGACGGTGGATAGTCCGTATGGTGTTATTGATATTACGATTAATCTTTCAAAACCGGAAAAAGATCCTAAGGCGATTGCAGCAGCAAAGAACGCAAAACAGAGTGCGTATCCAAAGTGCCAGCTTTGCATAGAGAATGAAGGATATGCAGGAAGGATGAATCACCCGGCAAGACAGAATCACCGTATTATTCCAATTACTATTCATGGAAGCAGATGGGGATTCCAGTATTCTCCGTATGTATACTATAATGAGCACTGTATCGTTTTAAATGGTGAGCATACGCCAATGCAAATAAATAGAGATACATTTGCTAAGTTATTTGATTTTATTCGTCAGTTTCCGCATTATTTTGTAGGTTCTAATGCAGATCTGCCAATCGTTGGAGGATCTATCCTTACCCACGATCATTTCCAGGGAGGACATTATACTTTTGCGATGGAACGTGCAGAAATGGAGCAGGAATTTACAATTCCAGGATATGAAGATGTAACAGCAGGTATCGTACACTGGCCATTATCTGTAATACGAATTCGACACAAAGATTCGGGACGTCTTATTGAACTTGCAGATCATATTCTTAAGAAATGGCGTAATTACAGCGATCCGGAAGCATTTATCTTTGAACAGACCAATGGAGAGCCACATAATACGATTACGCCGATCGCAAGAAGAAGAGGAGAAGAATACGAGCTTGATCTCACATTAAGAAATAATATCACAACAGAAGAAAGACCACTTGGTGTATATCACCCAAGAGCAGAATATCATCATATTAAGAAAGAAAATATTGGTCTTATTGAGGTTATGGGGTTGGCTGTCCTTCCATCACGTCTTAAAAAAGAAATGGAAAGTCTGGCAGAATGTCTTGTGAACAAAAAAGATATTGCTTCTGTAGAAGAATTGAAGAAACATGCAGCTTGGGTGGAAGGATTCCTACCAAAGTATACGGAAATCACACAAGAGAATGTATGGAATATTCTTGAAAAAGAAGTTGGAGAAGTTTTCGTAAAAGTATTAGAAGACGCAGGTGTATATAAATGTACTGAAGAAGGAAGAAAAGCATTTATGCGTTTTGTGAATACACTCTAA